Genomic DNA from Candidatus Cloacimonadota bacterium:
TGATCAGTTTGTCAATGCTGTAGCCGAAGGAAGAGGAATGAGTTATGATCAAGTACATCAAATAGCACAAGGGAGAGTATGGTCTGGCAAAAGAGCAAAAGAACTCGGTTTAATTGATGAATTAGGTGGAATGAAAGAAGCGATAGAGATAATGAAAGGATTAGTTGGCTACAAAGAACTTGAGTTAAAGGACTATTCCTACAGTTTCAGTGGATTCTCCTTGAATATCCAAAGAAGCGGAGTATTCTTTAAGCCACAGAGCTTAATCAAACTACCGGAAGAAGTAGAGTTACTGATGGAATATAAAGAGATGCATGATAAGTGGGAGAATGAGAGGGGATTATACCTAATGCCGTTATTTGATATCAAAGGTATAGAATAGGCAATAAGAATAGATAGAAAAGGGCTGATCTAATCAGCCCTTTTCTTATGTTATAAAGCAGAATGTTTCACGTGAAACATCAGCCGTTTGCCAACTCTGATTTGAATTCCAACATTTTCTTCAAGTAATTATCATCACTCGAACCCAAAATCTGGCAGGCAAGAATAGCGGCGTTTTTACCACCATTAATAGCTACTGTTGCGACCGGAACACCTACCGGCATCTGAACTATAGAATAGAGAGCATCTTCACCCGACAAGCTATTGCCCTTTACCGGAACTCCAATAACAGGCAGAGGAGTATGAGCTGCTACTACACCTGGTAGATGGGCTGCCATACCGGCTACTGCTATGATCACTTTAATTCCTTCTTGATGAGCATTATGAGCTAACTTCATAGTTGCTTCAGGATTACGATGAGCTGATGAAACATAAAAGTCATAGGGGATAGCAAATTTTTCGAGATAAGTTTTTATATCTTCGCCAATTGCCATATCGGACTTGCTGCCTAATATCACTCTAACTAACTTCTGCATTTTTTCCTCATATATGTTTGTTTTTGGGACTATAATATTATAGATTCTAAAGAGTTATGCACCTTATATCGAAAATGTAATCGGAGTTTTTGATATGTTATTTATGAAGGGTCAATAAGTTAACTACTTCTTCCGGATTTTTAGCATTCTTAAGTGCCTGTAAATTCTCATCTTTCATGATAAACTTGGAGATATAGGAAAGAGAGAAGAGATGTTGCTTATCATTGTGTAGCAGTAGCATAAAGAAAAGGGTTACAGATTCATTATCAGGTGCATCGAACTCTACGCCCTGTTCACATCTCCCGAACAGAATGGAAGGTTTCTTAATTTTAGAGGGGTGATGGTGTCTGGGATGCAATAAGGCAACCCCTTTACCTACAGCAGTTGAAACCAATTCTTCACGAGCAACGACAACTTCATAAAGCCATCTTTGATCGCGTACGATTTTCAGTTCTTTAGCCATGATGGACATCTTTGCTATAGCTTCGTATTTATTATCCGCTTCGAAGTTCATATTGATGTATTCCGGCAGAAAATAATCTTGGAATCTACAAACAGTTCTTTTCAGAGCCAGCATCTGTTCTTCACTTTCATTCAATTTTGCCAACCATTCATCTATATCACTTTTATTTATCTTTTGTGTGTTACCTGATTTAACTGCTTTAAAGACATTATCATTGATCATTTCTTTTATCACATTAGGGCTAACTTTCAGTAATTTAGCAGTCTCATTAACAGTGAGCAGATTTTTTTTCATCCCGACAACCTCCGTAGTTTTGGATTGAAGCAGATATTTAAAAAACCATTTCTTTTTGTCAAGTATATCAGTATTATTTCTTGACATAAAAAGGTCGTGAGGTGACTTGAAAATATGAAATTACCGTATATTAAAGGCATTATAGCCATTTTATTAATCCTCTCCGGATGTACTTATTCTCTTCGGATGAATCAGTATCCCCATCTTAGAGATGTGATGCTAATCCCTTTTGAGAATGAGACCTTAGAACTCTATCTGGAAGAGGAGTTAAGAAATTCGATAATCGCCTCGTTTCAACAGGACGGCAGATTACGTATTGCTTATGATAATCCTGACAGTCAGATTGAGGGGCGTATAATTGATTACACCAATACAATTTATGGATATAATATAGATCAGACTATTGAAGAGTATCAGGTAAGATTAGTAATAGCAATAACTTTTACCGATCTGATCCGCAATGAAGTAATCTGGGAAAGCAGAAATTTAACTATAACAGAGAGATATACTCCTCAGACAACTGTAGCTGTGAAGTGGCAGAATGAAGAAGAGGCAAGGAATGAAATATATCAGGAGTTATTTAGAATAATAATCCGCAATAGTTTAGAGGCATGGTAAGCAGAGATGAGAATAAACAGATATTTGGCAAAATGTAGTCTTGGTTCGAGACGCGAAGTAGAAGATCTGATCACTGAGGGGAAGATCTTCGTTAATCAAAAACTTTGTAAAGACTTAGCAACTGATATCAATGTGGGAATTGATGTAGTGACTTATGAAAACAAGGTTGTTACTCCCAGTGAGAAGATGCTATACTTAGCCCTCAATAAACCTCGAGGTTATATCGTAACCAAAAGTGATGAATATAAAAGGCAGACAATCTTTGATATTTTACCCAAATTCGATGTTAATCTCTTTTCTGTCGGCAGACTTGATAAGGATTCTGAAGGGTTATTACTTTTAACGAATGATGGTGATTTTGCTGATAAGATCATGCATCCACGTTATAAATTATCGAAAATATACAAGGTCGAAGTCAAAGGTATGATCAGAAATGAAGACCTCCGTAAATTACAGGAAGGAATGATCATTGACGGTGAAAAGACGTTACCGGCAAGAGTCTTTATCAAGAAGAGCGATGCCAACTCAACGATACTGAGATTTACTATATATGAAGGCAAGAACAGACAGATCCGTAAGATGTTAGAAACATTGGGATATAAAGTAATAAGCTTGAAGCGGCTACAGATTGCCGGAATAAAGTTAGATGATCTCCCCACAGGTATGTTTAGACCTCTAAAACCGCGGGAAATACGTTCCATCTTAGAAGAAGAGCAACCGGACAAACAAAAGAAGAGAAGTGGAACTAGAAAAACTACACTTAGCTCTCGAGAAGCAAAAGAGAGAGAGTATCGGAAACCCTCATATACTAAAGAACGAACTGAAAAAAGTTATCCTAAGAGCTCAGAAGCAAAACAAGGTAAAAGACCAGATGGTTATGCTCCATTTTCACGAGAACGACGGGATAGAGACAGAATTGATAACCGTAGAGATGATGATAGAAAAGCCAACAGAAAAGGTAGAGAGTCATATCGGGATAGAGATAAGAGTTATACTGAGAAATCATCTTACAGGGACAAAGCAGGTTATCAAGGAAAGAAAGGAACATTTTCAGACAAGAGATTCAAGAGAGATGCTACTACTGGTGACCGGAACAAACCGGAAATGAAAGATAATAAAAGACGAACCACTTCAGGCATTCGTAAGAGAAAGGTCTAATAGAATTTTAGAGATGAAGGAAAGTTAGAATAAGATGCAATTAGGATTGATCGGACTACCAAACAGAGGCAAGACAACGGTCTTCAACGTTTTAACAGGTTTTAATGCCCAGACAGGTTATTTTCATAAGAATGAACCTAACATTGCTGTAGTGGAAGTACTGGATCCGAGAGTAACAACTTTATCGGAGCTCTATAAACCCCAGAAAACAACCTATTCTATCATAGAAGTTATTGATTTTCCGGGAGATGAAGAAGAAACCCAAAAAATGAGATTTGATTCACCTCAGATGAAGCAATTAGATGCACTCTGCTTAGTTTTACGCAATTTTGATGATCAGGTACTTAACCAGTCAATAGGAGAGCCGGATCCTTTAAAAGAGTTGCAAGAGATAGAAAGCGAGATGCTGATCAATGATATGCAGGTTGCCGAGAAGCGTTTAGATAAAGTCAGATTGAATTTGCAAAGGGGAGTCAGATCAGCAGAAAACCAATATGAAGAGAAAGTATTAGAAAAGGTCGTCAATATCTTAAACGCAGAGAAACCATTGAGAACCGCTGAACTACTTCCAGAAGAAGAGAAAGTAATCAGAGGATTTCAGTTATTGACAATCAAGCAGGTGATGATAATCATAAACTCTGATGAGAACAGATTGGGAAAGAATACCAACTTACTTGAGCAATTTCACCAGATGGGCTACGAGGCGATCGACATAGCAGGGAAATTTGAGATGGAATTGCTTAGTCTGGAGCCAGACGACGCAGAACTGTTTCTCTACGAAATGGGCATCAGTGTTTTAGCCAGAGACAAGATCATACAAATGGCATATAGGGTACTCGGATACATCAGTTTTTTCACGGTAAGCAACAAAGAGGTCAGATCATGGACTATCACAAAGGGTGATAATGCTCAGGAAGCAGCAGGAAAGATCCATTCTGATATGGAGCGGGGCTTTATCAGAGCAGAGTGTTTTCATTACAACGATCTGATTGAGTATGGTTCTGAGAAGGCATTAAAAGAGAAAGGTAAGATCCGCGTTGAAGGTAAAAGTTACATAGTAAATGATGGTGATGTATTATTTATCAGATTTAGTGTTTAGACAGGTAACAGGGTGTTTGTATGAAGAATTATAAGAAAAGAAGTTATTTTGGGAATATTTATAGTGGCGTTTTTCTCGCCATTATGGCTCTGCTTTTCTTTTTATCGATTATACCGGGAGAGGAAGGGTTGGAAAGCGATTATAGTATCTTAACCCATTCCGGTACATCATTCTTTGATATCATAACCTTAAACTTTGAACGCGTTGATAATTTGATTGGACCATTTGGGGCATTTTTCGGGTTTTGGTTCTTCTTTCTCACTGGTCAGCTATTATCTTATTTTATTATCATCTCTGTTTTCTTGATCGGGTTGGTCAGGATTTTCTTTCCCTACAAACGTGAATACAGTATCAAAGCTTTTTCTATCATCTTTCTCGGATTCTTCTTAAATATTTCCCTCTTAACAGGAGAACAAGCTTTTATCACTAAGAGTGGAGTAATAGTTGAAACAGCTTATGATGTTCTTTTTAGGATATTCAGTAACACAGGAACTGCGATAATATCTATAGCTTTACTAATCGGTTTTTTGATAACTATCTTAGGAACTAATTTAGTGATGGTTTTCCTCCGCTGGTTAGGAAGAGCTTTTGTTAGTATCTTTGATTTCTTAACACTCAAGAAAATGCCTAAAAAACAGGATAAAGAAGCTCTCAAAACTGCCCGTGCTGCTAAAATTGAGCAAGAGGAAAAAGGGGAAGCCGGAAAAATAAAACAGGATAAAAAAATAGCCCCGAC
This window encodes:
- the purE gene encoding 5-(carboxyamino)imidazole ribonucleotide mutase; its protein translation is MQKLVRVILGSKSDMAIGEDIKTYLEKFAIPYDFYVSSAHRNPEATMKLAHNAHQEGIKVIIAVAGMAAHLPGVVAAHTPLPVIGVPVKGNSLSGEDALYSIVQMPVGVPVATVAINGGKNAAILACQILGSSDDNYLKKMLEFKSELANG
- a CDS encoding PTS sugar transporter subunit IIA, with product MKKNLLTVNETAKLLKVSPNVIKEMINDNVFKAVKSGNTQKINKSDIDEWLAKLNESEEQMLALKRTVCRFQDYFLPEYINMNFEADNKYEAIAKMSIMAKELKIVRDQRWLYEVVVAREELVSTAVGKGVALLHPRHHHPSKIKKPSILFGRCEQGVEFDAPDNESVTLFFMLLLHNDKQHLFSLSYISKFIMKDENLQALKNAKNPEEVVNLLTLHK
- a CDS encoding rRNA pseudouridine synthase, with product MRINRYLAKCSLGSRREVEDLITEGKIFVNQKLCKDLATDINVGIDVVTYENKVVTPSEKMLYLALNKPRGYIVTKSDEYKRQTIFDILPKFDVNLFSVGRLDKDSEGLLLLTNDGDFADKIMHPRYKLSKIYKVEVKGMIRNEDLRKLQEGMIIDGEKTLPARVFIKKSDANSTILRFTIYEGKNRQIRKMLETLGYKVISLKRLQIAGIKLDDLPTGMFRPLKPREIRSILEEEQPDKQKKRSGTRKTTLSSREAKEREYRKPSYTKERTEKSYPKSSEAKQGKRPDGYAPFSRERRDRDRIDNRRDDDRKANRKGRESYRDRDKSYTEKSSYRDKAGYQGKKGTFSDKRFKRDATTGDRNKPEMKDNKRRTTSGIRKRKV
- a CDS encoding YchF family ATPase, yielding MQLGLIGLPNRGKTTVFNVLTGFNAQTGYFHKNEPNIAVVEVLDPRVTTLSELYKPQKTTYSIIEVIDFPGDEEETQKMRFDSPQMKQLDALCLVLRNFDDQVLNQSIGEPDPLKELQEIESEMLINDMQVAEKRLDKVRLNLQRGVRSAENQYEEKVLEKVVNILNAEKPLRTAELLPEEEKVIRGFQLLTIKQVMIIINSDENRLGKNTNLLEQFHQMGYEAIDIAGKFEMELLSLEPDDAELFLYEMGISVLARDKIIQMAYRVLGYISFFTVSNKEVRSWTITKGDNAQEAAGKIHSDMERGFIRAECFHYNDLIEYGSEKALKEKGKIRVEGKSYIVNDGDVLFIRFSV